The following coding sequences are from one Scylla paramamosain isolate STU-SP2022 chromosome 21, ASM3559412v1, whole genome shotgun sequence window:
- the LOC135110841 gene encoding uncharacterized protein LOC135110841 isoform X1 — MRQVSLLDWISAKDSQSDVRQIAQLCCRGLAQINKGLLKLVGQEVSAVLREADRPQMKGLGEHLCGLEQLMHDAAYMVQEQSNFSQKANFCPRAMPPEAPRPAFLKSLPRHHLPCHLKMHNVALQHTTPQAGDSRAPLDREWCVCWQGWCCEAGGTGADQGSAEQHTTAAAAAAGALCEGRHSMLRQGSSCGGVDSCTTDTTTTTTAQCCCCYYYYYYYYYYYYYYYYYYYYYYYYYYYYYSTTTTTTTTTTAAAAAAAAAAASASAAAAVPLLLPAQKQTVGSCHNAALSCRTCSRHLHVPDACIDLCLSSLAATDCSCVLCCGWPTGGGGQAGHPLHHHLLGKEEHRCCHLCFPSFSFCFPSLFAGNGGRIC; from the exons a tgagGCAAGTGTCACTGCTGGACTGGATCAGCGCCAAGGACAGCCAAAGTGACGTCAGACAGATTGCCCAACTCTGCTGCAGGGGACtggcccag ATCAACAAGGGGCTGCTGAAACTAGTGGGGCAAGAGGTCAGCGCTGTGCTTCGAGAGGCAGACCGGCCACAGATGAAGGGGCTCGGTGAGCACCTGTGTGGCCTGGAGCAGCTCATGCATGATGCCGCCTACATGGTGCAGGAGCAGAGCAATTTCTCACAG AAGGCCAACTTTTGCCCAAGAGCGATGCCCCCAGAGGCCCCCAGACCAGCATTCCTCAAGTCTCTCCCAAGACACCACCTGCCATGCCATCTGAAGATGCACAACGTGGCTTTgcagcacaccacaccacaggcCGGTGACTCCCGTGCACCACTTGATAGGGAATGGTGTGTCTGTTGGCA AGGGTGGTGCTGTGAAGCTGGTGGCACAGGGGCTGACCAGGGTTCTGCAGAACAGcacaccacagcagcagcagcagcagcaggagcattGT gtgagggaagacacaGCATGTTGAGGCAAGGCAGCAGCTGTGGAGGAGTGGACAGCTGcaccactgacaccaccaccaccaccactgctcaatgctgctgctgctactactactactactactactactactactactactactactactactactactactactactactactactactactactactactctactactactactactactactactactactgctgctgctgctgctgctgctgctgctgctgcttctgcttctgctgctgctgctgttcccctcctcctcccagcacagAAACAGACTGTGGGGTCCTGCCACAATGCGGCTCTCTCCTGCAGGACATGTTCTCGTCACCTTCATGTCCCGGACGCGTGCATAGACTTGTGCCTCAGTAGCCTGGCCGCAACAGACTGCAgctgtgtgctgtgctgtggctGGCCAACAGGAGGGGGCGGGCAGGCTGGCCACCCTCTGCATCACCACCTGCTGGGGAAAGAAGAGCACCGTTGTTgtcatctttgttttccttctttttccttttgttttccttcactgttTGCAGGGAATGGTGGCAgaatttgttga
- the LOC135110841 gene encoding uncharacterized protein LOC135110841 isoform X2, with the protein MKGLGEHLCGLEQLMHDAAYMVQEQSNFSQKANFCPRAMPPEAPRPAFLKSLPRHHLPCHLKMHNVALQHTTPQAGDSRAPLDREWCVCWQGWCCEAGGTGADQGSAEQHTTAAAAAAGALCEGRHSMLRQGSSCGGVDSCTTDTTTTTTAQCCCCYYYYYYYYYYYYYYYYYYYYYYYYYYYYYSTTTTTTTTTTAAAAAAAAAAASASAAAAVPLLLPAQKQTVGSCHNAALSCRTCSRHLHVPDACIDLCLSSLAATDCSCVLCCGWPTGGGGQAGHPLHHHLLGKEEHRCCHLCFPSFSFCFPSLFAGNGGRIC; encoded by the exons ATGAAGGGGCTCGGTGAGCACCTGTGTGGCCTGGAGCAGCTCATGCATGATGCCGCCTACATGGTGCAGGAGCAGAGCAATTTCTCACAG AAGGCCAACTTTTGCCCAAGAGCGATGCCCCCAGAGGCCCCCAGACCAGCATTCCTCAAGTCTCTCCCAAGACACCACCTGCCATGCCATCTGAAGATGCACAACGTGGCTTTgcagcacaccacaccacaggcCGGTGACTCCCGTGCACCACTTGATAGGGAATGGTGTGTCTGTTGGCA AGGGTGGTGCTGTGAAGCTGGTGGCACAGGGGCTGACCAGGGTTCTGCAGAACAGcacaccacagcagcagcagcagcagcaggagcattGT gtgagggaagacacaGCATGTTGAGGCAAGGCAGCAGCTGTGGAGGAGTGGACAGCTGcaccactgacaccaccaccaccaccactgctcaatgctgctgctgctactactactactactactactactactactactactactactactactactactactactactactactactactactactactactctactactactactactactactactactactgctgctgctgctgctgctgctgctgctgctgcttctgcttctgctgctgctgctgttcccctcctcctcccagcacagAAACAGACTGTGGGGTCCTGCCACAATGCGGCTCTCTCCTGCAGGACATGTTCTCGTCACCTTCATGTCCCGGACGCGTGCATAGACTTGTGCCTCAGTAGCCTGGCCGCAACAGACTGCAgctgtgtgctgtgctgtggctGGCCAACAGGAGGGGGCGGGCAGGCTGGCCACCCTCTGCATCACCACCTGCTGGGGAAAGAAGAGCACCGTTGTTgtcatctttgttttccttctttttccttttgttttccttcactgttTGCAGGGAATGGTGGCAgaatttgttga
- the LOC135110841 gene encoding uncharacterized protein LOC135110841 isoform X3 produces MRQVSLLDWISAKDSQSDVRQIAQLCCRGLAQINKGLLKLVGQEVSAVLREADRPQMKGLGEHLCGLEQLMHDAAYMVQEQSNFSQKANFCPRAMPPEAPRPAFLKSLPRHHLPCHLKMHNVALQHTTPQAGDSRAPLDREWCVCWHFWQRVVL; encoded by the exons a tgagGCAAGTGTCACTGCTGGACTGGATCAGCGCCAAGGACAGCCAAAGTGACGTCAGACAGATTGCCCAACTCTGCTGCAGGGGACtggcccag ATCAACAAGGGGCTGCTGAAACTAGTGGGGCAAGAGGTCAGCGCTGTGCTTCGAGAGGCAGACCGGCCACAGATGAAGGGGCTCGGTGAGCACCTGTGTGGCCTGGAGCAGCTCATGCATGATGCCGCCTACATGGTGCAGGAGCAGAGCAATTTCTCACAG AAGGCCAACTTTTGCCCAAGAGCGATGCCCCCAGAGGCCCCCAGACCAGCATTCCTCAAGTCTCTCCCAAGACACCACCTGCCATGCCATCTGAAGATGCACAACGTGGCTTTgcagcacaccacaccacaggcCGGTGACTCCCGTGCACCACTTGATAGGGAATGGTGTGTCTGTTGGCA ttTTTGGCAGAGGGTGGTGCTGTGA
- the LOC135110841 gene encoding uncharacterized protein LOC135110841 isoform X5, giving the protein MRQVSLLDWISAKDSQSDVRQIAQLCCRGLAQINKGLLKLVGQEVSAVLREADRPQMKGLGEHLCGLEQLMHDAAYMVQEQSNFSQKANFCPRAMPPEAPRPAFLKSLPRHHLPCHLKMHNVALQHTTPQAGDSRAPLDRE; this is encoded by the exons a tgagGCAAGTGTCACTGCTGGACTGGATCAGCGCCAAGGACAGCCAAAGTGACGTCAGACAGATTGCCCAACTCTGCTGCAGGGGACtggcccag ATCAACAAGGGGCTGCTGAAACTAGTGGGGCAAGAGGTCAGCGCTGTGCTTCGAGAGGCAGACCGGCCACAGATGAAGGGGCTCGGTGAGCACCTGTGTGGCCTGGAGCAGCTCATGCATGATGCCGCCTACATGGTGCAGGAGCAGAGCAATTTCTCACAG AAGGCCAACTTTTGCCCAAGAGCGATGCCCCCAGAGGCCCCCAGACCAGCATTCCTCAAGTCTCTCCCAAGACACCACCTGCCATGCCATCTGAAGATGCACAACGTGGCTTTgcagcacaccacaccacaggcCGGTGACTCCCGTGCACCACTTGATAGGGAATG A
- the LOC135110841 gene encoding uncharacterized protein LOC135110841 isoform X4 translates to MRQVSLLDWISAKDSQSDVRQIAQLCCRGLAQINKGLLKLVGQEVSAVLREADRPQMKGLGEHLCGLEQLMHDAAYMVQEQSNFSQKANFCPRAMPPEAPRPAFLKSLPRHHLPCHLKMHNVALQHTTPQAGDSRAPLDREWCVCWQ, encoded by the exons a tgagGCAAGTGTCACTGCTGGACTGGATCAGCGCCAAGGACAGCCAAAGTGACGTCAGACAGATTGCCCAACTCTGCTGCAGGGGACtggcccag ATCAACAAGGGGCTGCTGAAACTAGTGGGGCAAGAGGTCAGCGCTGTGCTTCGAGAGGCAGACCGGCCACAGATGAAGGGGCTCGGTGAGCACCTGTGTGGCCTGGAGCAGCTCATGCATGATGCCGCCTACATGGTGCAGGAGCAGAGCAATTTCTCACAG AAGGCCAACTTTTGCCCAAGAGCGATGCCCCCAGAGGCCCCCAGACCAGCATTCCTCAAGTCTCTCCCAAGACACCACCTGCCATGCCATCTGAAGATGCACAACGTGGCTTTgcagcacaccacaccacaggcCGGTGACTCCCGTGCACCACTTGATAGGGAATGGTGTGTCTGTTGGCAGTGA